The proteins below are encoded in one region of Calditrichota bacterium:
- a CDS encoding helix-turn-helix domain-containing protein has protein sequence MDRDHKISYWPGTEELTKPAKEVAKILNIHYNTLFRWIKSGNIECVRFGRSSIHFTYDQVENLINENRELVKVNGDI, from the coding sequence ATGGATAGAGATCATAAAATAAGCTATTGGCCTGGAACGGAAGAACTAACAAAACCGGCTAAAGAAGTAGCTAAAATATTAAATATTCACTACAACACTCTCTTCCGCTGGATCAAATCTGGCAATATTGAATGTGTTCGTTTTGGACGGTCTTCTATTCATTTCACATATGACCAAGTGGAGAATCTTATAAATGAAAATCGAGAATTAGTAAAAGTAAATGGAGATATTTAA